In Thermococcus chitonophagus, the genomic stretch GTTATCCTCCTAACCCAGTAGCCCCTCTCGGTCAGCCTTTGAGCTATATAAGCGGAGTTGCTATCAATTGTATTTCCAGTTAAAAGCTCATCACCTATCGTGAGAACCTCAGCGATCATAGCACCACCATCCTATTTTAGGCAAGAGCTTTATAATCCTTTGAGGAACCTAAGCTTATGATATTCAAGGCCAAGTTTGGGGAGCCTAAGAAGGGATGGGTAGTTATAGTGCATGGCCTAGGAGAGCACAGCGGGAGGTACGCGAAGCTCGTTGAGATGCTAGTTGAGAGGGGCTTTGCGGTATATACATTCGACTGGCCTGGGCATGGAAAGAGTTCAGGGAAGAGAGGACACACAAGTGTTGAGGAGGCAATGGAGATAATTGACGAAATTATTGAGGAGATCGGGGAAAAGCCGTTTCTATTTGGGCACAGCTTAGGCGGGCTAACTGTCATAAGGTACGCAGAAACAAGGCCCGAGAAAGTGAGGGGAGTTATAGCTTCTTCACCGGCGTTGGCAAAGAGTCCAAATACCCCAGGATTCCTAGTTGCGTTGGCGAAGTTCTTAGGTGTGGTGGCCCCAGGAATTACGTTTTCTAATGGGATCAACCCGAGCTTACTCTCAAGGAACAAAGATGCAGTGAGGAGGTACATAGAAGATCCCTTAGTTCACGACAAGATAACGGCGAAGCTTGGAAGGAGCATATTCATAAACATGGAGCTTGCCCATAAGGAGGCCAAGAAAATCAAAGTGCCAATCCTACTCTTAGTAGGAACCCAAGACGTCATAACGCCCCCCGAAGGAGCCAGAAAATTGTTTGAGAAACTTAGAGTCGAAGACAAAGATATTAGAGAATTCAAGGGAGCTTACCATGAGATATTTGAGGATCCAGAGTGGGGAGAAGAATTCCATAGGGTGATAGTGGAGTGGCTGGAGAAGCGCAGTTGATCGATACATTCCAAACGTTCCTAGGGTACTGGGATGGGACGAAGGAAGGATAGTTAAGGTACATTACCAGGTATCCTGAACTATTTGAGAAGATAACATGGGACTATGAAAAGGTATAAAATCAATTGGAGAGAATACCTCGAAATTGTGACCAGAAAGATAGAGATCGAGAAGTTAAAGGCTGCCCACAATACCCTTATGTCTTCCCTAAAGGAAGTCCTACCCAAGGCACATGCAATGTTTGATCTGACCTCCTCCCCGCCCTGAAGGGCGAGGCTTTCAAAAGAAAAATGTAAACCAGCGATTCTCTTCGGACTCGAAGCAATAGCAAATCTCAATTGGACTGAAAGAATAAAAGGCCTAATAGCTCATGAATTCGGACACTTACTTCACTGGCTAATTAGGGGAGAGAACATAGAGGAAATAGAGGACGAGCAGATAATGTGGCTCTACACTGAAGGATTCGCCCAGAGGAGTGAAGATATCCTCACTGGCAGACCATGGCACTTAGAAGAGAGGGAGTGGTTTAAGTGGTGTGAAAGGAACGAAAAAATGATAAAATCAGGAGTTCTTAAGGAGAATTAAAAATGGAGAACCTTTAAATCCATTCTTTGGCTCATGGTACCAATTATTTGGGAAGCAATTTTGGGATACTATTTAGGATATAAATTTATCTTGTGGCTTGAACGCCAGTATGAGCTAATGGAAATAGCAAGACTAGAGAAAACACGATAAAAGAGAGGATCATGGAATTTTTAACCTAGCTAAGCTAAATTATTTATACTGCCCACGGAAAACTTAAAGAGGTGGTTATAGTGGAAGAGAGAAGACATCTAAAATGTCCCCTCTGCGGGGGAACTAGCTTCAGGGTCGAGGAAGGAAAGCTCGACAGCAAGTGGGGATTTACAGCCCATAAAGTAAAGATAGTTATCTGCGAAAACTGCGGCTACGTGATGCTATTCTACAAAGGAAGGACTATATGGGACTTCGACTGAGGTGTTTTCTATGTTTTTTAACAGGGAAAAGGAGCTAGAAGAGCTTGAGAGGTTAACTAGGAATGAACCCAACTTGATAACCTTCGTCTATGGTCCAATAAACTCTGGGAAAACATCCCTAATGCTAAAATTCACGAAGAGGGTAAAAAGAGAGCATGTTCCCTTTTACATAAACCTCAGAAGATCCCCAGTTGCAAGCTACGATGACTTCCTTGAAATTTTATTCTCCATAGACTTTGAGGATAGGGTGAACGTTAGCGAGATAACATCATTAGCTGTCTCAATGGCGGGGGAGCTGTTCGGAATACCCATTCCGAGAGATATTCTTGAAAAGATAAGGAAGGAAAAGAGGCCGAAGAATGCATTTGAGTACGTTGCTAGGGTTCTTGAGGGTGTAAAAAGAAAAGGAAAGATGCCAATTTTGATTCTCGACGAACTGCAGGTGATAAAAGATCTAAAGGTCAACGGGCCTCTGATATATGAGCTCTTCAACTTCTTCATTCACCTGACTAAAGAAGTTCATCTTGCTCACGTTTTCGTAGTAACAAGCGACAGCCTCTTTATCGAAAAGGTTTACAATGAGACGATGCTCCAGGGGAGATCAAGGTACTTCTTAGTTGATGACTTCGATAAGAAAACGACGATAGAGTTTCTCACTATGAACGGCTTCACAAAAGAAGAAGGTGAGCTCGTCTGGAGTTACATCGGAGGAAAACCTGCCTTGCTCGTCGAAGCGGTAAACAACAGGGAAAAGTTGAAAGAATGGTTAGAGACAATACTGAGGCTCTCAACGTACAGAGTTAAGGCCCTATTAAAGGAGAAAGAGGAATACAGAGAAGTCCTAGAAAAGTTCATAGAGGAGGAAGAGATGCCCTTCGAAGGTTACATTGAAGAGGAAATTAGAGAGCTAATTCAGGCAAATATCCTATTCTTGGATCCATTAAAAGGGGTAATAAGGCCCCAGGGAAGGCTCGAACTTTTGGCGATAAGGGAGGCTCTCAGATAGTGTCTCTCCTGTCTATTATGTGCTCAAGCTCCGGGCCGGTCTTTATCAACCCAACTGGAACACCAACTTTCTCCTCTATCTCCTCGATGAACTCTTTAGCCTTCCTTGGGAGCTTGTCGTAGTCCGTAACACCAAATGCCTCCTTATCGTACTTGTCGAGCATTGTAACAGCAAGCATCGTTGCCCCGTTGACCCTCGCGGAGTAGCGGGCCATCTCAAAGTCAAACCAGCCCACCCTCCTCCTTCTTCCAGTAACGGTTCCGTACTCAACCAAGCCAAGCCTATCAGCTTCCTCCATGGGCATCTCCGTTGGGAAGGGGCCGGCACCAACCCTAGTAGGGAAGCTCTTGAACACTACTATAACCTCATCAACCCTCGTCGGCCCTATTCCTACATCCGCAGCTATCGAAGAGGCAGAAACATCCTTGGAGGTCACGTACGGATAGGTTCCGTAGTATAGGCTCAGGCCAAATCCCTGGGTTCCCTCCACTAAAACCAAAGCACCCTCATCAAGAGCATCATTCACCTCAGCAGCAACATCCGTTAAGTAGGGCTCGAGCTCTTTGATGTCCTTTGCCTGTTTAGCCTTCCTCATAACCCTATCGGCATTTGCGGGGCCGCAACCCGAGCCCGTGGTTCCTATCTTCCCGTGGAGGTATCCATTGCTCCTGTCGAGTTCCTTGTGCTTCGGCTCGATTATTGCACAGCGGTAGTCAATGCCAACCCTCTCCTTGACGTTGAAGTCCTTGAGATGCTCAAGCTCATGGAAGAAAACCTCAGGATCTACCAAAACTCCGGCACCAACCAAAAGCCTTGCCTTCCTCTGCATAAACCCTGTGGGAAGTTGCCTTACAGCGTATTTCTTTCCGTTTATAAAAACGCTGTGTCCAGCGTTCGTTCCAACACCGCCCCTCGCTATGATTTCAGGCTCGTCATGCAGGGCGAGGTAGGCTATTATTGAACCCTTACCCTCATCTCCCCATTGACCACCAACAACTATCATGCTTGGCATGGTTCTTACCCAACCCTAAGTCAATAACACCCTTAAAACGGTTGCGGATTTGACACTAACATTTAAATCTTGGGAGTGCGAGGAGTGGATATGCACTATAGGAGAGTTGAAATCTTAATGAAGAGAGCGGAAGTATTTTGGAGTGCAAGGAGAATATATGATGAAGCAGGAATATTATGATATCGTTGCTTTTAACTTTGAACAAGCAGTTC encodes the following:
- a CDS encoding alpha/beta hydrolase, which produces MIFKAKFGEPKKGWVVIVHGLGEHSGRYAKLVEMLVERGFAVYTFDWPGHGKSSGKRGHTSVEEAMEIIDEIIEEIGEKPFLFGHSLGGLTVIRYAETRPEKVRGVIASSPALAKSPNTPGFLVALAKFLGVVAPGITFSNGINPSLLSRNKDAVRRYIEDPLVHDKITAKLGRSIFINMELAHKEAKKIKVPILLLVGTQDVITPPEGARKLFEKLRVEDKDIREFKGAYHEIFEDPEWGEEFHRVIVEWLEKRS
- a CDS encoding zinc ribbon domain-containing protein, encoding MEERRHLKCPLCGGTSFRVEEGKLDSKWGFTAHKVKIVICENCGYVMLFYKGRTIWDFD
- a CDS encoding ATP-binding protein, giving the protein MFFNREKELEELERLTRNEPNLITFVYGPINSGKTSLMLKFTKRVKREHVPFYINLRRSPVASYDDFLEILFSIDFEDRVNVSEITSLAVSMAGELFGIPIPRDILEKIRKEKRPKNAFEYVARVLEGVKRKGKMPILILDELQVIKDLKVNGPLIYELFNFFIHLTKEVHLAHVFVVTSDSLFIEKVYNETMLQGRSRYFLVDDFDKKTTIEFLTMNGFTKEEGELVWSYIGGKPALLVEAVNNREKLKEWLETILRLSTYRVKALLKEKEEYREVLEKFIEEEEMPFEGYIEEEIRELIQANILFLDPLKGVIRPQGRLELLAIREALR
- a CDS encoding adenylosuccinate synthetase, which gives rise to MPSMIVVGGQWGDEGKGSIIAYLALHDEPEIIARGGVGTNAGHSVFINGKKYAVRQLPTGFMQRKARLLVGAGVLVDPEVFFHELEHLKDFNVKERVGIDYRCAIIEPKHKELDRSNGYLHGKIGTTGSGCGPANADRVMRKAKQAKDIKELEPYLTDVAAEVNDALDEGALVLVEGTQGFGLSLYYGTYPYVTSKDVSASSIAADVGIGPTRVDEVIVVFKSFPTRVGAGPFPTEMPMEEADRLGLVEYGTVTGRRRRVGWFDFEMARYSARVNGATMLAVTMLDKYDKEAFGVTDYDKLPRKAKEFIEEIEEKVGVPVGLIKTGPELEHIIDRRDTI